One Anaerohalosphaeraceae bacterium DNA segment encodes these proteins:
- the purN gene encoding phosphoribosylglycinamide formyltransferase: MGCSGSEMKVHLYTDGGSRGNPGPGAGAYLLQTPAGELIESRAIYQRETTNNIAEYTAVLEGLRAAQKRGAKELVLFSDSELLIRQLNGQYKVKSENLLPLYEACRKLLAGFDRWKAEHIPREKNAGADKLANEAMDLQRDIFREGSWRDIKPIRLGILLSGGGRTMVNLHQEIQAGRLPAQIVLVISSRSTVAGVQRAREIGLEPVIIRRKDFADIHSFSERIAEELDRAKVDLAVQAGWLCLWEIPERYENRVMNIHPALLPSFGGQGMWGHHVHEAVLKAGCKVSGCTVHFCTNDYDAGPIIVQRCCPVFEGDDADTLAARVFREECIAYPEAIRLFAAGRLTVENGVVHIRN, encoded by the coding sequence ATGGGGTGTTCCGGAAGTGAAATGAAGGTACATCTTTATACGGACGGGGGCAGCCGGGGTAATCCGGGTCCGGGAGCGGGGGCGTATCTTCTGCAGACCCCGGCAGGAGAACTGATTGAAAGCCGGGCGATTTATCAGCGGGAGACGACGAATAACATTGCGGAGTACACGGCGGTTCTGGAGGGGCTGCGGGCGGCTCAGAAGCGGGGAGCAAAGGAGCTTGTACTGTTCAGCGACAGCGAACTGCTGATTCGGCAGCTTAACGGGCAGTACAAGGTCAAGAGTGAGAATCTCCTGCCGTTGTACGAGGCGTGCCGAAAGCTTCTGGCCGGTTTTGACCGCTGGAAGGCGGAGCATATTCCGCGAGAGAAAAACGCGGGGGCGGATAAACTGGCCAATGAAGCGATGGATTTGCAGCGAGACATTTTCCGGGAGGGCTCGTGGAGGGATATCAAGCCGATTCGGCTGGGGATTCTGCTGAGCGGAGGCGGTCGGACGATGGTGAATCTGCATCAGGAGATTCAGGCGGGACGTCTGCCGGCCCAGATTGTGCTGGTGATCAGTTCCCGCTCGACGGTGGCGGGGGTGCAGCGGGCTCGGGAAATCGGGCTGGAGCCGGTGATTATCCGCCGAAAGGATTTTGCGGATATTCATTCGTTCAGCGAGCGGATTGCGGAGGAGCTGGATAGGGCGAAGGTGGATTTGGCTGTGCAGGCGGGCTGGCTGTGTCTTTGGGAAATTCCCGAGCGGTATGAAAACCGGGTGATGAATATTCATCCGGCCCTGCTGCCGAGTTTCGGGGGGCAGGGGATGTGGGGGCATCATGTTCACGAGGCGGTGCTGAAGGCGGGCTGCAAGGTGAGCGGCTGTACGGTACATTTCTGCACAAATGACTATGATGCCGGGCCGATTATTGTGCAGCGGTGCTGTCCGGTGTTCGAAGGCGACGATGCAGATACACTGGCCGCCCGGGTTTTCCGGGAGGAGTGCATTGCCTATCCGGAGGCGATCCGCTTGTTTGCCGCCGGGCGGCTAACCGTTGAAAACGGCGTTGTTCATATCCGCAACTGA